A part of Onthophagus taurus isolate NC chromosome 7, IU_Otau_3.0, whole genome shotgun sequence genomic DNA contains:
- the LOC111420964 gene encoding protein sneaky, whose product MSTCYCPVDTRANRLERKFRCIHKLFQSEKDEHVALKRVCGFIYGVLLGLGFYELILVDLNFTENAAYLVGGVICLMLGFGIAFSSQIRCISLLSIPNFVGRSGRSVLKALVFAYIISGPIHNLTENGKEVVRVFGCTTSLTFNLTKTRFELMFKPFTQALFGMKTDANEIKDTLRTVKDVSAPITGELEDDTEVKKMKEENDYMDAKIHETKRNKELDKKYNTIGEKVEATRMEKEYLKKIELRCQNQFNKAGKKCKDMFGKAYDTCYDAVTWIAAWLLCWPMKLTFVCNIVEALGGKSKCDPAKDIDHGFGEGYMYLKKTRSTFSENFKNVKLQYRIGKIHQIAKIREATDTAKEVMHIVQRKKSFLESIMVIVKRVLAFIFLKIILDSQKYHDKYLRDIEFDNIYITRYFRKIDARRRREDKKTLLPLKKIERNKLVDPWNLKPLKDEREKLFGKTFKLLLEMITATTFILLDRLFYEALDLVRRHAHIDYYQTGHHDMMLQIKGTGMIATLLRSLVKGFNVKKRIRAIRSNAACLPQPTILPQYYIYKIYGTYFAVWVAILCEAYILRLRRLICSYFYRKREKKRVLFLYNETLKRRIGFFRYMKKKVRKMVRKQRLENDLNVCAVLRIRFPNFCSCLKMFPMARRKCIICGDPEPRKKSNIPGNFEKCKTPDCYVVHCVECWNDVGRVCFACSSMSPDTTDLEDSDENLFNFD is encoded by the coding sequence atgtcaacgTGTTACTGTCCTGTTGATACTCGTGCGAATAGATTAGAACGAAAATTTCGATGTATTCACAAATTGTTTCAATCTGAAAAGGATGAGCACGTTGCCTTAAAACGCGTATGCGGTTTTATATATGGCGTACTTCTTGGTCTGGGTTTTTACGAGCTGATACTGGTCGACTTGAATTTTACAGAAAACGCAGCTTACCTCGTCGGTGGTGTTATCTGTTTGATGCTCGGCTTTGGTATAGCGTTCTCCTCACAAATCCGTTGCATATCTTTGCTGTCCATCCCGAATTTCGTGGGGAGATCCGGTCGGAGCGTTTTAAAAGCTTTGGTCTTTGCCTATATTATATCCGGTCCTATACACAACCTAACGGAAAATGGAAAGGAGGTAGTTCGAGTATTCGGATGCACCACATCTTTAACTTTTAACTTAACGAAAACTAGATTTGAGTTGATGTTTAAACCCTTTACACAAGCTTTGTTTGGAATGAAAACCGATGCTAATGAAATAAAGGATACTTTGAGGACTGTTAAAGACGTTTCCGCTCCGATTACAGGGGAATTAGAAGATGATACAGaagtgaaaaaaatgaaagaggaAAATGATTATATGGATGCGAAAATacatgaaacaaaaagaaataaagaattggataaaaaatataataccaTTGGTGAAAAGGTTGAAGCTACTCGAATGGAAAaagaatatctaaaaaaaatcgaattgagatgtcaaaatcaatttaataaagctggaaaaaaatgtaaagatatGTTTGGAAAAGCGTACGATACTTGTTATGACGCCGTAACTTGGATAGCAGCTTGGTTGTTGTGTTGGCCAATGAAATTAACTTTTGTCTGTAACATAGTAGAAGCTTTAGGTGGTAAAAGCAAATGTGACCCAGCAAAAGATATCGATCATGGTTTCGGGGAAGgttatatgtatttaaaaaaaactcgtTCAACATTCtcagaaaatttcaaaaacgttAAACTTCAATATCGAATCGGAAAAATACATCAAATCGCAAAAATCCGTGAAGCTACTGACACAGCTAAAGAAGTTATGCACATcgttcaaagaaaaaaatcatttttagaaaGTATAATGGTAATAGTTAAACGAGTTTTagcgtttatttttttaaaaatcattttggatTCACAAAAATACCACGATAAATACTTAAGAGATATCGAAtttgataatatttatatcaccaggtattttagaaaaatcgaCGCGAGGAGACGACGTGAAGATAAAAAGACattattaccattaaaaaaaatcgaaaggAACAAATTGGTCGACCCTTGGAATTTAAAACCTTTAAAAGATGAACGAGAGAAGctttttggaaaaacatttaaattacttCTTGAAATGATAACAGCTACAACATTTATTCTTCTAGATCGATTATTTTATGAGGCTTTAGATTTGGTGAGAAGGCATGCTCATATTGATTATTACCAAACTGGACATCACGATATGATGTTACAAATTAAAGGAACTGGAATGATAGCCACCCTTTTAAGATCGTTGGTGAAAGGTTTCAATGTAAAAAAACGAATACGTGCTATAAGAAGTAACGCTGCATGTCTCCCACAACCAACAATACTCCcacaatattatatttataaaatttatggtaCTTATTTTGCAGTGTGGGTAGCTATTTTATGCGAAGCTTACATTTTAAGATTAAGACGCCTAATTTGTTCGTATTTCTATCGGAAACGTGAAAAGAAACGAGTTCTATTTCTTTACAATGAAACATTAAAGCGAAGAATCGGATTTTTTCGATATATGaagaaaaaagtaagaaaaatgGTGAGGAAACAACGATTAGAAAATGATCTAAATGTTTGTGCTGTTCTTCGAATTAGatttccaaatttttgttcgtgcttaaaaatgtttcctaTGGCAAGAAGGAAATGTATAATATGCGGCGATCCAGAACCAAGAAAAAAAAGCAATATTCCCGGTAATTTTGAGAAATGTAAAACACCAGATTGCTACGTTGTACATTGCGTTGAATGTTGGAATGATGTTGGCAGAGTTTGTTTTGCTTGTAGCTCAATGTCACCCGATACAACTGATTTAGAAGATTCTgatgaaaatttattcaattttgattga